Proteins from a single region of Apium graveolens cultivar Ventura unplaced genomic scaffold, ASM990537v1 ctg4715, whole genome shotgun sequence:
- the LOC141702163 gene encoding putative F-box/kelch-repeat protein At3g17280 isoform X1, with product MHGSSSSMDKPIICYQRRSKCIIRDDSEGDKQLQQIVSPCIGRKRTRMGEIKNVTLPEDILYNEIVSRLPLKFILRCRRVCKSWNSRFSTSDFVNSHLTHQLQDKQEDDDDLIITKCFAVDEGISILSHTNEFPVRSVPCVCDTILGSINGLILMCSTRGRRFCLWNPAVGQVKFFCMPPPRYHPTKDECEHFVGGFCWDRVQNDYKVLMFCYESTRTPPSQLCIYSFNSATWTRLCIPQHPKLRGPIANPNLMVHPSTIVKGTPYWSYSENRTYPGKRHERKFFCTFKFVPEIKEFRFLPDFHTRSSDESNFVVNADDRVVRMSYEKIRGEETLVKIYSLDNDDSGTWSKMYTIGPMSLALGCWPSHCYKNGGEILIYKHRGPFSLYDPKTKETKEFDGSISTVNANRIRMYYSYTPSLICVRGMESMQNLSIKNGSETYSFVKSISPRFTRD from the exons ATGCATGGCAGCAGTAGCAGTATGGATAAACCTATTATATGTTATCAGCGAAGATCAAAATGCATCATTCGAGACGATTCAGAAGGAGATAAGCAGCTGCAACAGATTGTGTCACCATGCATTGGGAGAAAGAGGACGAGGATGGGAGAAATAAAGAATGTGACACTTCCGGAAGATATACTCTACAATGAAATAGTCTCTCGACTACCATTAAAATTTATACTACGATGTCGTCGTGTTTGTAAGTCTTGGAATTCTCGTTTCTCCACTTCCGATTTCGTAAATTCTCACCTCACTCATCAACTACAAGATAAACAAGAAGATGATGATGATCTTATTATAACTAAGTGTTTTGCTGTGGACGAGGGAATAAGCATTCTTTCACACACCAATGAATTTCCTGTCCGGTCTGTGCCATGCGTTTGTGACACCATTCTTGGTTCCATTAATGGTTTGATTTTAATGTGTTCCACTCGGGGAAGAAGATTTTGTTTGTGGAATCCCGCTGTAGGTCAAGTAAAGTTCTTCTGTATGCCCCCGCCTCGCTATCATCCTACCAAGGATGAATGTGAACACTTTGTTGGAGGATTTTGTTGGGATCGTGTGCAAAACGATTACAAGGTCTTGATGTTCTGCTATGAATCGACAAGAACTCCCCCTAGCCAACTTTGTATTTACTCATTTAATTCTGCTACTTGGACTCGATTGTGTATCCCTCAGCATCCCAAGTTGAGGGGACCTATAGCTAATCCTAATTTGATGGTGCATCCCTCTACCATTGTCAAGGGAACTCCTTACTGGAGTTACTCAGAAAACAGGACTTATCCTGGAAAGAGGCACGAGCGTAAGTTCTTCTGTACATTCAAGTTTGTTCCAGAAATCAAAGAGTTTAGGTTCTTGCCTGATTTCCATACCAGAAGTTCTGACGAAAGCAATTTTGTAGTCAATGCCGATGATCGTGTTGTTCGTATGTCCTATGAAAAAATACGTGGTGAAGAGACTTTGGTAAAAATCTATTCTTTGGACAACGACGATAGTGGTACCTGGAGTAAGATGTACACTATCGGACCCATGTCTCTTGCCTTGGGATGTTGGCCGTCGCATTGTTATAAGAATGGTGGTGAAATATTGATCTATAAACATAGAGGTCCATTTTCTTTATATGATcccaaaacaaaagaaactaagGAATTTGATGGGTCCATTAGTACTGTTAATGCCAACAGAATTAGAATGTATTACAGTTACACGCCAAGTTTAATCTGTGTTCGAGGAATGGAGTCCATGCAGAACTTGTCTATAAAGAATGGATCCGAGACATATAGCTTTGTAAAAAGCATCTCCCCGAG ATTTACTCGTGATTAA
- the LOC141702163 gene encoding putative F-box/kelch-repeat protein At3g17280 isoform X2: MDKPIICYQRRSKCIIRDDSEGDKQLQQIVSPCIGRKRTRMGEIKNVTLPEDILYNEIVSRLPLKFILRCRRVCKSWNSRFSTSDFVNSHLTHQLQDKQEDDDDLIITKCFAVDEGISILSHTNEFPVRSVPCVCDTILGSINGLILMCSTRGRRFCLWNPAVGQVKFFCMPPPRYHPTKDECEHFVGGFCWDRVQNDYKVLMFCYESTRTPPSQLCIYSFNSATWTRLCIPQHPKLRGPIANPNLMVHPSTIVKGTPYWSYSENRTYPGKRHERKFFCTFKFVPEIKEFRFLPDFHTRSSDESNFVVNADDRVVRMSYEKIRGEETLVKIYSLDNDDSGTWSKMYTIGPMSLALGCWPSHCYKNGGEILIYKHRGPFSLYDPKTKETKEFDGSISTVNANRIRMYYSYTPSLICVRGMESMQNLSIKNGSETYSFVKSISPRFTRD; encoded by the exons ATGGATAAACCTATTATATGTTATCAGCGAAGATCAAAATGCATCATTCGAGACGATTCAGAAGGAGATAAGCAGCTGCAACAGATTGTGTCACCATGCATTGGGAGAAAGAGGACGAGGATGGGAGAAATAAAGAATGTGACACTTCCGGAAGATATACTCTACAATGAAATAGTCTCTCGACTACCATTAAAATTTATACTACGATGTCGTCGTGTTTGTAAGTCTTGGAATTCTCGTTTCTCCACTTCCGATTTCGTAAATTCTCACCTCACTCATCAACTACAAGATAAACAAGAAGATGATGATGATCTTATTATAACTAAGTGTTTTGCTGTGGACGAGGGAATAAGCATTCTTTCACACACCAATGAATTTCCTGTCCGGTCTGTGCCATGCGTTTGTGACACCATTCTTGGTTCCATTAATGGTTTGATTTTAATGTGTTCCACTCGGGGAAGAAGATTTTGTTTGTGGAATCCCGCTGTAGGTCAAGTAAAGTTCTTCTGTATGCCCCCGCCTCGCTATCATCCTACCAAGGATGAATGTGAACACTTTGTTGGAGGATTTTGTTGGGATCGTGTGCAAAACGATTACAAGGTCTTGATGTTCTGCTATGAATCGACAAGAACTCCCCCTAGCCAACTTTGTATTTACTCATTTAATTCTGCTACTTGGACTCGATTGTGTATCCCTCAGCATCCCAAGTTGAGGGGACCTATAGCTAATCCTAATTTGATGGTGCATCCCTCTACCATTGTCAAGGGAACTCCTTACTGGAGTTACTCAGAAAACAGGACTTATCCTGGAAAGAGGCACGAGCGTAAGTTCTTCTGTACATTCAAGTTTGTTCCAGAAATCAAAGAGTTTAGGTTCTTGCCTGATTTCCATACCAGAAGTTCTGACGAAAGCAATTTTGTAGTCAATGCCGATGATCGTGTTGTTCGTATGTCCTATGAAAAAATACGTGGTGAAGAGACTTTGGTAAAAATCTATTCTTTGGACAACGACGATAGTGGTACCTGGAGTAAGATGTACACTATCGGACCCATGTCTCTTGCCTTGGGATGTTGGCCGTCGCATTGTTATAAGAATGGTGGTGAAATATTGATCTATAAACATAGAGGTCCATTTTCTTTATATGATcccaaaacaaaagaaactaagGAATTTGATGGGTCCATTAGTACTGTTAATGCCAACAGAATTAGAATGTATTACAGTTACACGCCAAGTTTAATCTGTGTTCGAGGAATGGAGTCCATGCAGAACTTGTCTATAAAGAATGGATCCGAGACATATAGCTTTGTAAAAAGCATCTCCCCGAG ATTTACTCGTGATTAA
- the LOC141702163 gene encoding putative F-box/kelch-repeat protein At3g17280 isoform X3 has product MGEIKNVTLPEDILYNEIVSRLPLKFILRCRRVCKSWNSRFSTSDFVNSHLTHQLQDKQEDDDDLIITKCFAVDEGISILSHTNEFPVRSVPCVCDTILGSINGLILMCSTRGRRFCLWNPAVGQVKFFCMPPPRYHPTKDECEHFVGGFCWDRVQNDYKVLMFCYESTRTPPSQLCIYSFNSATWTRLCIPQHPKLRGPIANPNLMVHPSTIVKGTPYWSYSENRTYPGKRHERKFFCTFKFVPEIKEFRFLPDFHTRSSDESNFVVNADDRVVRMSYEKIRGEETLVKIYSLDNDDSGTWSKMYTIGPMSLALGCWPSHCYKNGGEILIYKHRGPFSLYDPKTKETKEFDGSISTVNANRIRMYYSYTPSLICVRGMESMQNLSIKNGSETYSFVKSISPRFTRD; this is encoded by the exons ATGGGAGAAATAAAGAATGTGACACTTCCGGAAGATATACTCTACAATGAAATAGTCTCTCGACTACCATTAAAATTTATACTACGATGTCGTCGTGTTTGTAAGTCTTGGAATTCTCGTTTCTCCACTTCCGATTTCGTAAATTCTCACCTCACTCATCAACTACAAGATAAACAAGAAGATGATGATGATCTTATTATAACTAAGTGTTTTGCTGTGGACGAGGGAATAAGCATTCTTTCACACACCAATGAATTTCCTGTCCGGTCTGTGCCATGCGTTTGTGACACCATTCTTGGTTCCATTAATGGTTTGATTTTAATGTGTTCCACTCGGGGAAGAAGATTTTGTTTGTGGAATCCCGCTGTAGGTCAAGTAAAGTTCTTCTGTATGCCCCCGCCTCGCTATCATCCTACCAAGGATGAATGTGAACACTTTGTTGGAGGATTTTGTTGGGATCGTGTGCAAAACGATTACAAGGTCTTGATGTTCTGCTATGAATCGACAAGAACTCCCCCTAGCCAACTTTGTATTTACTCATTTAATTCTGCTACTTGGACTCGATTGTGTATCCCTCAGCATCCCAAGTTGAGGGGACCTATAGCTAATCCTAATTTGATGGTGCATCCCTCTACCATTGTCAAGGGAACTCCTTACTGGAGTTACTCAGAAAACAGGACTTATCCTGGAAAGAGGCACGAGCGTAAGTTCTTCTGTACATTCAAGTTTGTTCCAGAAATCAAAGAGTTTAGGTTCTTGCCTGATTTCCATACCAGAAGTTCTGACGAAAGCAATTTTGTAGTCAATGCCGATGATCGTGTTGTTCGTATGTCCTATGAAAAAATACGTGGTGAAGAGACTTTGGTAAAAATCTATTCTTTGGACAACGACGATAGTGGTACCTGGAGTAAGATGTACACTATCGGACCCATGTCTCTTGCCTTGGGATGTTGGCCGTCGCATTGTTATAAGAATGGTGGTGAAATATTGATCTATAAACATAGAGGTCCATTTTCTTTATATGATcccaaaacaaaagaaactaagGAATTTGATGGGTCCATTAGTACTGTTAATGCCAACAGAATTAGAATGTATTACAGTTACACGCCAAGTTTAATCTGTGTTCGAGGAATGGAGTCCATGCAGAACTTGTCTATAAAGAATGGATCCGAGACATATAGCTTTGTAAAAAGCATCTCCCCGAG ATTTACTCGTGATTAA
- the LOC141702165 gene encoding auxin-binding protein T85, with protein MREAIVISYTLTTLCILSVTVHASRCSINGIPLVRNITELPQDNYGRPGFLHTTLAGSLLHGMKEIEVWLQTFAPGTHTPIHRHSCEEVFVVLKGSGMLYIASNTHTKFPGKPLEFPIFTNSTFHVPVNDAHQILNTGEHEDLQVLVIISRPPVKVFMYADWYMPHTAAQLKFPYYWDEKCYENNETSENDEL; from the exons ATGAGAGAAGCTATCGTCATTTCGTATACACTTACaactctatgtatattatctgtaaCTGTACACGCATCACGATGTTCAATCAATG GAATACCGTTGGTGAGAAATATTACTGAGCTTCCACAAGATAACTATGGTAGACCTGGTTTTCTACACACTACACTTGCTGGTTCACTTCTACATGGCATGAAAGAG ATTGAGGTATGGCTGCAAACATTTGCCCCAGGAACACACACACCAATCCACAGACACTCCTGTGAAGAAGTTTTTGTTGTTCTGAAGGGGAGTGGAATGCTCTATATTGCCTCCAATACACACACAAAGTTCCCTGGGAAGCCCCTAGAATTTCCCATCTTCACAAATAGCACATTTCATGTTCCTGTTAATGATGCTCACCAG ATTCTTAATACAGGAGAACATGAGGATCTGCAAGTTTTAGTCATTATATCTCGACCACCTGTCAAAGT GTTCATGTATGCGGACTGGTACATGCCACACACAGCAGCACAGTTGAAGTTTCCTTACTACTGGGATGAAAAATGCTACGAAAATAATGAGACTTCTGAAAATGATGAGCTTTGA
- the LOC141702168 gene encoding uncharacterized protein LOC141702168 gives MTFIRSIFYSFLHNGEVFGDVVPQRGLRQGDPISPYLYIMCAEGLSAIIRRNEEAGLIHGCTMARGAPAISHLLFTYDFYFFFKATVAEAKARYYPKTDFLNATLGNNPSYVWRSILETQDLLKSECRRRIGNGEDTRIWQIPWFPSLQNGYLTIARYTELEQATVLSLITEDGSEWDGEILKDLFNELERELIQQIPILIRCKDDNWYWILEDRGDFSVKSGYKKLRREA, from the exons ATGACTTTTATTCGATCTATTTTTTACTCTTTCTTGCATAATGGAGAAGTTTTTGGTGATGTTGTGCCTCAACGTGGTCTACGTCAAGGTGACCCAATATCACCTTATTTATACATAATGTGTGCCGAGGGGTTAAGTGCTATAATACGGAGGAACGAAGAAGCGGGGTTGATTCATGGCTGTACTATGGCAAGAGGAGCTCCTGCTATATCACATTTACTCTTCACATacgatttttatttctttttcaaAGCAACAGTAGCTGAAGCAAAG GCAAGGTATTATCCTAAAACAGATTTTTTGAATGCCACGTTGGGAAATAACCCGAGTTATGTTTGGCGTAGTATCCTGGAAACTCAAGATCTTCTGAAGTCGGAGTGTAGGAGGCGAATAGGTAATGGTGAGGATACTAGAATATGGCAAATCCCATGGTTTCCATCTCTGCAAAATGGGTACCTTACCATAGCAAGGTACACAGAATTGGAACAAGCAACAGTGCTTAGTCTTATAACGGAGGATGGAAGTGAGTGGGATGGAGAAATATTAAAGGATTTGTTTAATGAGCTTGAAAGGGAGCTCATACAACAAATTCCAATTCTGATACGGTGTAAGGATGACAACTGGTATTGGATATTAGAGGATAGGGGAGATTTCTCAGTAAAAAGTGGGTATAAAAAACTAAGAAGGGAAGCATAA